TTGATTATGTCATCGCCGAAGTGGGCGGCAATTCGGGGCGCGCGCTTCCCGGGGCGGACACCAAGGATGCGGATCTTTTGGGGGGCATTGCGATTGAGCTGATCGACGTTGATTTGCGCCCCTATTCCAGTTTCGCCTTTGTTGGCGAGTTGCAGGAGCGGGTTGAAAACCACCCGATGGTTGAGGTTTTGAGCTTTCGCGGGTGGCGGTCCGGTCCCGGTGGCGATGCGCTTGACGTGCAGTTTTATGGCGCTTCGGCGGAGGTTTTGAAGCAGGCGGCAGAGGCGCTTAAGACTGCGGTGGCGCGTTACCCTGAGGTGAGCGCGGTCGAGGACAACCTGTCCTATGACAAGGACGAGTTGATCCTTGAGCTGACGCCGCAGGGGCGGGCGCTGGGCTTTACCATTGATGAGTTGGGCCGGGTGCTGCGGTATCGGTTGAACGGCTTGGAGGCGGCGACATATCCCGACGGGCCGAGGAGCGCGGAAATTCGCGTTGAGCTGCCCAAGGGAGAGCTGACGGCGGATTTTCTGGAGCGCAGCCAGATGCGCACGCCGGAGGGGGCATATGTGCCGTTGGCCGATATAGTCAGCGTCGAAAACCGCGCCGGATTCTCGACTGTTAAGCGCGAGAACGGTGTGCGCACCGTGTCGGTGACGGGCGACATTTCCGAGGATGACGCGGCGCGCGCAGAAGAGATCATGCGGGCGTTACAAGCCGAGATCCTGCCCGATATTGCAGCGCGCTTTCAGGTGGTATGGCAGATGTCGGGGCTGAGCGAGCAGGAGGACGAGTTTCTCAACGATGCGCGGCTTGGGCTGACGCTCTGTCTGACCGGGATATACCTTGTGCTGGCTTGGGTTTTCTCAAGCTGGACACGGCCCGTGGTGGTGATGGCGATCATTCCGTTTGGGTTGATCGGCACGATATACGGCCATGCGGCGTGGGATGTGCCGTTGAGCATGTTCACGGTTGTCGGGCTGTTGGGGATGACCGGGATCATCATCAACGATTCAATCGTGTTGGTCACGACAATCGACGAATACGCCGAAGAGCGCGGGTTGATCCCGTCGATCATTGACGGGACGGCGGACCGGTTGCGCCCGGTGTTGTTGACCACGGCGACCACTGTGTTCGGGCTTGCGCCGCTGTTGTTTGAACGCTCGCAACAGGCGCAGTTTTTGAAGCCGACGGTTATCACCTTGGTTTACGGCTTGGGGTTTGGGGTGATCCTTGTCTTGCTCGTCGTGCCGGCGTTGATTGCGATACAGGCGGATATCGGGCGGCAGGTGGCCGCGTTTCGCCACGGGATCAGAGCGCGCAGGGGGCGTTTGTGCTGCGCGGCGTGAATGTGGTTGGCGGGGTTTTGTCGCTGTGCTGGTTGGGGGCGACGATCGGGCATGTGGTGTGGCGCGGGGCGTTGCCGGATGCGTTGGCCACGATTGTGCCCGGGGTCGGGCCAATGGCGGCGGCGTTCGTGCTGTTTGTGCTGGGGGTTTTGGCGCTGGTGATCGGATTGTTTGTGGTTGCGGTATTGGCGCAGGCGATGGTCGCGCGGCGGATGAAGCCGGGGCGATAGCCGCAACCGTCACCTTAGCTTTTGTTACTGATCCAGCGGCATTGATAGGGCGCGAGGGTGAGCGTGTCGGCGGCGGTGTCGATGATGTCGTCGCTGAGCAGGTCGCGCCATGTCTGATCCTCGATCAGGTTGATAACAGAGAGCGGCAGGTGGACCGTTTCATCGCTGACGTTATGCAGGGCGAAGATGGATTGATGCCGGTGCAGGCTTTGCCGCCAGAGGCCAAAGACGCGGTCATCACCGATTGTTACCGTGAACTGTGTCGCGTTGGGGTGAAAGGCGGGTTGCGCCTTGCGCAGGATCAGCCGTTCAGAGAGCGCCGAGAGGGCCGTGGCCTGATCTGATGCAGGGTCGGCGAGGCGCGCGCGCAGGGTTGGGTAATCCCAGCGGTGGCGGTTGATGGCGCGGTTCATGCCGCGATGCACGACGCTGTCGTGATCGTTGGGCGTGGCGAGCAGGGAATGGATATAGAACGCCGGGATCCCTTCGAGCGACATGACGATGGTTTGCGAGCAGATAAACCGCGCCATATGCAGCGCGTCAGCCCCTTTGAAGGTTTGGCGCATGGCCTCGAAAAAGGTGATGTTGAGCTCGTAAGGGGCCTCGTCCCCGTCGGGGAGGGTGCGCATGGAGACCAGCCCGCCGCTTTTGCGGACGGTGTCGATGACGCGAGTTTTCTCGTCATCGGGGAGCAGCCCTTCGACGGGGCGCATGCCGATGCCATCATGGCTGGCCGTGAAGTTGAGATAGGCGCAGCCCATCGGCGCGGGCGGCATGGCGCGTTGCCAGCGGCGCAGATATTCGACGTTGCCCGACATCATCGCATGCAGGATCAGCGGCGGCAGCGGGAAGTTATAGATCGCGTGCGCTTCGCTTCCGACATGCGGGCCGGTGCCAAAATAGCTTAGGTTTTCGGCCTTGGGGACGTTGGTTTCGGTCAGCAGAATAATCTTTTCTGTGGCGTAGTCACACAGCGTGCGCATCAGTTGCACGATGGCGTGGGTTTGGGGCAGGTGGATCGAGGGGCTGCCCGCGATTTTCCACAGAAAGGCCACCGCATCTAGGCGAATGATGCTGACGCCATTGTCGACGTGCAGGCGGATGATGCGCAGGAATTCGAGCAGCACCTCGGGGTTGCGAAAGTCGAGATCGACCTGATCGTGGCTGAAGGTGCACCAGACGTGGCGCGGGCCATTGGCGGTTTCGACCTGTTGCAGGAGCGGCGTGGTGCGCGGGCGCACGACAGCGGTGAGGTCATCTTCGGGGGAGGCTTCGAAGAAGAAACGGTCATAGGGCGCTTGGCCCTGAAGGTAGGCGTTGAACCAGTGGCCCTGACTTGAGACATGGTTGAGCACGAGATCGGACATCAGGCGAAATTCGTCCGCGATGCGGGTGATGTCCGGCCAATCGCCGAGTTGCGGATTGACGGCGCGGTAGTCGGAGACGGCGAAGCCATCGTCCGACGTGTAGGGAAAGAACGGCAGGATATGCACGGAGTTCACCGCGTCGGCCATATAGCGTTGCAAGAAGTCGCGCAGCAGGTCGAGGGGCTTGTGTTTGCCGTCGATGATCGAGTTGCCATAGGTGATGACAAGCGCGTCCTTCTCGCTCCAGAGGGTATTCCCGACAGGACGGGCGCGTTTGCGGCGGATGCGCCCATCGGGCCAGAACGCGTCAATGATGAGGCTGGTCAGGATGTCGGCGTCTAGATCGGGATAGATTTGACGGACGAGCCGGGCGAGGCGCTGGCTGAACGGTTGGTTTTGGTCTGACATGAACCCTCTGCTCTGGTGTCCCACTATGCCGCGGGAGGCGTGCCCCCATGATAGCGGGAGCGGGGCGGGGAAATTAAGAGAAAACTTAGCAACTGCCCATTTTATAAGCGTTTTGCGGGGCGATGGAGGCCGTAGCCGGGGGGAAAGTGGCGGATCGGTGGAACCCTTTGGGCGGGGCGCGCGTTCTCTCACTGTTACGGCATGAGGGCTGTGACTGAGACAGATTGAAATACGACAGAAACCAAGGAGCATAGACATGAATTGGGATCAGATCGAAGGCAAATGGAAACAGATCAAGGGCGGTGCCCAAGAGAAGTGGGGTGCTTTGACCAACGATGATCTGGATCAGGTCGAAGGCAATGCCGAAAAGTTGGTTGGCAAGGTTCAGGAACGCTATGGCAAGTCGCGCGAAGAGGCCGAGAAGGAAGTCAACGACTGGCTCGCGACGCTTTGATGCAGATGCGCAGGGGACAAAACGGTTCCCTGCGACGCAGCCCCCAGAGGGGGCGAAAAAATTAGGGAACCATTCCTCCCGATAAGAGTTCCCTGATAGAGCGCCCGGTCATGCAGCCTGTTTTCCTGTCTCCCTCCCCAGAGATGCGCATGTTCCGGGCGTTCGATTTTTTAAGCAAAAGGATATAGCCCCGCCATGGTGACACCGATGATAACGCGTATCACCATTTTGGGCATCGGGGTTGTCGTTGCCTTTTCCACATTGAGCATAGCCAAGGAATTTTTCGCGCCAGTTTTGAGCGCGATGGTGTTTGGCGTGGTTTTGTCGCCGTTTTTCGACATGCTGGCGCGGTTAAAGCTGCGCCCGTCGTTGGCGGCGTTTGTGACGGTGGGCATTGCGTTTTCGCTGTTGGCGATTTTGACCGTGTTTCTGGAGCCCTATGTCAGCGAAGCGATCACGCGTGCGCCGGTGATCTGGTATGAATTGCGTGATGCGGTTGAGCAATTACAGGCGATGATGCTGGGTCTGAACGAGATTGCCGAGGATGTTGCCAAAGCGATCGACCCGGATGCGAAGGGGGCGGACAAGGTGGAGCCTGCTTTTGATGTGCCGCCGCTGAGTGATGCGCTGTTTTATGCGCCGCAGTTCCTTGCGCAGGTGATGATCTTTGTCGGCGTTTTGTATTTCTTCCTGATGACGCGGCCCGAGGTTTACCGCTGGCTTGGGGCGACGCTGGGCGGCTATGAGGAGGCGGATTTCACCCGCGCAGAGGCGCAGGTGGCGCGGTATTTCCTGACCATTACGGCCATCAACGCGGGGTTTGGCCTGTTGGTAGGGATTGTGCTTCAGCTGATCGGATTGCCGGGGGCTGTGTTCTGGGGCGTCATGGCGTTCATGCTGAACTATGTGCTCTACCTTGGGCCAATCGCGCTTGCCGGGGCGTTGCTGGTGACGGGGTTGGTGGCGTTTGACGGCGCGTGGGCGGTTGTGCCTGCGGCGCTTTATCTGTCGATGAATGCGACCGAGGGGCAGTTTGTGACGCCTGCTTTGGTCGGTCAGCGCCTGTCGGTGAACCCGTTGTTGGTGTTCGTGTCGCTGGTGTTCTGGCTGTGGCTTTGGGGGCCGATTGGCGGGGTGATTGCCATACCGCTGCTGGTGTGGTCGCTGTCGGTGGCCGAGGTGTTCGTGCGCGGAGAGATCGAGCGGCGCGAAGCCGGTAGCGCCGGGTGATTGTCCGGCGCTGATCAACGGCGCCGGTAGAAGACGTTGTCAGAAAGCGATGTTAGAAATCATTGGCGTCGGGTTCAAACTCGGTCGCTTGGAACGTCACGGTGATTTCAAAGCGCTCCGCGTCATTCGAGATCTCTACGGTGCCGCCGAGTTGGGTTGCGAAGGCTTTGATCAATCGCGACCCGAGGCCGGTGCTTTCGGCGCCAGACTCGCCGCCGACCGAATTGGCCAGCGAGAAGGTGCAGGTGTTGTCCGCGTCCCGTTTGAAGGAGACCGCGATCCACGGTGCGCCGCCTTGGGGTGCGCCGGCGAATTTCATCGCGTTGGTGGCGACTTCGGTCGCAAAAAGCGACATTGGCACGGCTTGGTCCGGGTAGAGCAGCACATGGTCAATGTCGGTGTCGACGCGGATGTCGACCGGGCTTTTGGTGCCGATGTCGGTGCTTTTGTCGATAATCTCGCGCAGGAGGCCCCCATGTCGACGAGGCCGGCGTTGCTGGTTTGATAGAGGTCTTTGTGAATGGTCGAGAGGCTGAGCACGCGGTCCTGCATGCGGCGCAG
This genomic window from Rhodobacteraceae bacterium D3-12 contains:
- a CDS encoding alpha-amylase family glycosyl hydrolase; this encodes MSDQNQPFSQRLARLVRQIYPDLDADILTSLIIDAFWPDGRIRRKRARPVGNTLWSEKDALVITYGNSIIDGKHKPLDLLRDFLQRYMADAVNSVHILPFFPYTSDDGFAVSDYRAVNPQLGDWPDITRIADEFRLMSDLVLNHVSSQGHWFNAYLQGQAPYDRFFFEASPEDDLTAVVRPRTTPLLQQVETANGPRHVWCTFSHDQVDLDFRNPEVLLEFLRIIRLHVDNGVSIIRLDAVAFLWKIAGSPSIHLPQTHAIVQLMRTLCDYATEKIILLTETNVPKAENLSYFGTGPHVGSEAHAIYNFPLPPLILHAMMSGNVEYLRRWQRAMPPAPMGCAYLNFTASHDGIGMRPVEGLLPDDEKTRVIDTVRKSGGLVSMRTLPDGDEAPYELNITFFEAMRQTFKGADALHMARFICSQTIVMSLEGIPAFYIHSLLATPNDHDSVVHRGMNRAINRHRWDYPTLRARLADPASDQATALSALSERLILRKAQPAFHPNATQFTVTIGDDRVFGLWRQSLHRHQSIFALHNVSDETVHLPLSVINLIEDQTWRDLLSDDIIDTAADTLTLAPYQCRWISNKS
- a CDS encoding CsbD family protein; amino-acid sequence: MNWDQIEGKWKQIKGGAQEKWGALTNDDLDQVEGNAEKLVGKVQERYGKSREEAEKEVNDWLATL
- a CDS encoding AI-2E family transporter, with the translated sequence MITRITILGIGVVVAFSTLSIAKEFFAPVLSAMVFGVVLSPFFDMLARLKLRPSLAAFVTVGIAFSLLAILTVFLEPYVSEAITRAPVIWYELRDAVEQLQAMMLGLNEIAEDVAKAIDPDAKGADKVEPAFDVPPLSDALFYAPQFLAQVMIFVGVLYFFLMTRPEVYRWLGATLGGYEEADFTRAEAQVARYFLTITAINAGFGLLVGIVLQLIGLPGAVFWGVMAFMLNYVLYLGPIALAGALLVTGLVAFDGAWAVVPAALYLSMNATEGQFVTPALVGQRLSVNPLLVFVSLVFWLWLWGPIGGVIAIPLLVWSLSVAEVFVRGEIERREAGSAG